Proteins co-encoded in one Candidatus Limnocylindrales bacterium genomic window:
- a CDS encoding 2,3-bisphosphoglycerate-dependent phosphoglycerate mutase — MSHATLVLLRHGQSEWNRVGRFQGWTDVGLTRAGAAEAEQAGRILREAGHSFDWCASSILCRSTDTARIVLQTMALEHVPIRASWRLNERHYGALQGLGPVTSVLRYGIRVLRCQRSFTCQPPPLERADPRYPGHDARYADLRPEELPLTESLHDTYQRMLPFWEQTIVPDLRGGARVLIVSHKNVLRGLLKMLDGHGGDDVKGIKVPTCVPIVFEFNQEMNVVARRLLRQPPDRRHATARE, encoded by the coding sequence GTGAGCCACGCAACGCTGGTGCTGCTGCGCCACGGTCAGAGCGAATGGAATCGCGTCGGCCGCTTCCAGGGCTGGACCGACGTCGGCCTGACAAGGGCGGGCGCCGCCGAAGCCGAGCAGGCCGGGCGCATCCTGCGCGAGGCCGGCCACAGCTTCGACTGGTGCGCTTCCTCCATTCTGTGCCGCAGCACCGACACCGCGCGCATCGTCCTGCAGACGATGGCGCTCGAGCACGTCCCGATCCGCGCGAGCTGGCGCCTCAACGAGCGTCATTACGGCGCGCTCCAGGGCCTGGGGCCGGTCACCTCGGTCCTGCGCTACGGCATTCGGGTGCTGCGCTGCCAGCGCAGCTTCACGTGCCAGCCGCCGCCTCTGGAGCGCGCCGATCCACGCTATCCCGGCCACGATGCACGCTATGCCGATCTGCGGCCCGAGGAGCTGCCGCTGACCGAAAGCCTGCACGATACGTATCAGCGCATGCTTCCGTTCTGGGAACAGACGATCGTTCCCGACCTGCGCGGCGGCGCGCGGGTGCTCATCGTGTCGCACAAGAACGTGCTGCGCGGCCTGCTCAAGATGCTCGACGGGCACGGCGGCGACGACGTCAAGGGCATCAAGGTGCCGACTTGCGTGCCCATCGTGTTCGAGTTCAACCAGGAGATGAACGTGGTGGCTCGCAGGCTTCTGCGCCAGCCACCCGACCGGCGCCACGCGACGGCGCGGGAGTGA